The following are from one region of the Bacillus methanolicus MGA3 genome:
- a CDS encoding MFS transporter, with protein sequence MVYIEKGTKEYRKASLSLFLGGFVTFAILYTTQPLLPIFAKEFHVSASRASLSLSVSTGVLAFAMLVVAALSDAIGKKRTMSLSLFFTSILCLLTSLSPNFMILLLFRAILGIFIAGVPAIAMAYVAEEFNPKGIGQIMGLYISGTSIGGMAGRIITGVLTDLFTWRIALMTIGGISLIFSTVFWLTLPASRHIVKKTFDRETAWAAYNSHLSNKRIIALIMLSFLLMGSFVTLYNYIGFLLHEPPYRLSEALIGFIFVVYLFGTFSSIFMGKKADQYGRSLLLKISITIMVGGAIITLVPSLLAKIIGISIFTFGFFASHSIASAWVGDCAVNNKAQASSLYLLFYYIGSSLVGSIGGFFWTHFHWIGVISLILVLLMIGYPLVLFAQRGEQISTQYHSN encoded by the coding sequence GTGGTCTATATTGAAAAAGGGACAAAAGAATACAGAAAGGCAAGTCTTTCATTATTTCTTGGAGGATTTGTAACGTTTGCAATTCTTTATACAACGCAGCCATTGTTGCCGATTTTTGCCAAAGAATTTCATGTCTCTGCATCAAGAGCAAGTTTAAGCTTATCTGTATCTACCGGAGTGTTGGCTTTTGCCATGTTAGTTGTGGCTGCTTTATCTGATGCAATTGGCAAAAAACGAACAATGAGTTTATCTTTATTTTTCACGTCGATTCTTTGCTTGTTAACTTCACTTAGTCCTAATTTTATGATCCTTCTTTTATTTAGGGCGATTTTAGGAATTTTTATCGCAGGGGTTCCGGCTATTGCAATGGCCTATGTAGCGGAAGAATTTAATCCGAAAGGAATCGGCCAGATCATGGGGCTTTATATAAGCGGAACAAGTATAGGAGGCATGGCAGGAAGAATTATCACGGGTGTACTGACAGATCTATTTACTTGGCGAATTGCTTTAATGACAATAGGAGGCATATCGCTGATATTTAGTACCGTGTTTTGGCTTACTTTGCCTGCTTCACGTCATATTGTGAAAAAAACGTTTGACAGGGAAACTGCTTGGGCGGCTTATAATTCGCATCTCAGCAATAAAAGAATAATAGCGTTGATTATGCTTTCATTTTTGCTAATGGGAAGCTTTGTAACTTTATATAATTATATTGGGTTCCTGCTCCATGAACCGCCTTATCGCTTAAGCGAAGCACTTATCGGATTTATATTTGTTGTGTATTTGTTTGGTACATTTAGTTCCATTTTTATGGGTAAAAAAGCAGATCAATATGGGCGTTCCCTACTATTAAAAATTTCAATAACAATCATGGTTGGAGGGGCAATCATTACGCTTGTTCCTTCTTTACTAGCAAAAATAATTGGAATATCAATCTTTACATTCGGTTTCTTTGCCAGCCACTCGATAGCGAGTGCTTGGGTAGGAGACTGTGCTGTAAATAATAAAGCACAAGCTTCATCTCTTTATCTTCTTTTTTACTACATTGGATCAAGCCTTGTTGGATCCATTGGCGGATTTTTCTGGACTCATTTTCATTGGATTGGTGTTATTTCTTTGATCTTAGTTCTATTAATGATTGGATATCCACTAGTCTTATTTGCCCAGAGAGGGGAACAAATATCAACCCAATATCATAGCAATTGA
- a CDS encoding ArsR/SmtB family transcription factor — MNLELQQFKADFFKALAHPLRIRILELLAEGEKNVNELQTLIGTEGSAVSQQLSVLRSKNIVNGTKDGNRVLYSLRDPMIIDLLNIARQIFNNHLIDTISMLDKINDDKNKEFEVEE; from the coding sequence ATGAATTTAGAATTACAACAATTTAAAGCTGATTTTTTCAAAGCACTCGCCCATCCATTAAGGATAAGAATTTTGGAACTTTTAGCGGAAGGCGAGAAAAATGTCAATGAGCTGCAAACGCTAATTGGCACGGAAGGATCAGCTGTTTCTCAGCAACTAAGTGTATTACGCTCAAAAAACATTGTAAATGGAACGAAGGATGGCAATCGAGTGTTGTACTCTCTTCGTGACCCAATGATCATTGACTTATTGAATATTGCCCGGCAAATTTTTAACAACCATCTAATCGATACCATTTCGATGTTAGATAAAATCAATGATGATAAGAATAAGGAATTTGAAGTTGAAGAATAA